A window from Streptomyces subrutilus encodes these proteins:
- the eccD gene encoding type VII secretion integral membrane protein EccD, whose translation MSDNQVAGLCRLTVRAPARTVDLAVPADVPVADLLPAVLGYAGDDLAEAGIDHGGWVLQRLGGEPLDEERTLDSLDLRDGETLYLRPRTEALPEVHLDDLVDGIATALQRRPHGWTPAAARVTLRALAVTVLLTGLAVLALPGGSGTVRAVCAVVAALLLLAGAAAAARAVGDGGAGAALGLLAGPYLALAGWLLPGGAVTGPHGQEGLGARLLAASAAGAGGTVLALAAVGAYAACFLAPAVLAAFGALTGAVMLTAGLPLRETVAVTALLAVLLGAFVPSFSFRMAGLRMPPLPTNAQQLQEGIEPHPTGVVAARAVLADGWMSSLYGAVGLVCAGCLTVLAREPGLAEVITSAVLSLLLLLHSRGLGNVWQRLSLVVPGVWGPVLLVWTAAGSYAPSGRLLLVVALLAGAAAAAIASWTVPGRRLVPYWGRAAELFHSAAAIALLPLVLWVLGVYGALRSLNG comes from the coding sequence ATGAGTGACAACCAGGTGGCCGGACTGTGCCGCCTGACCGTACGCGCCCCCGCCCGCACCGTCGACCTCGCCGTCCCCGCCGACGTCCCGGTGGCCGACCTGCTGCCCGCCGTCCTCGGCTACGCCGGGGACGACCTGGCCGAGGCCGGCATCGACCACGGCGGCTGGGTGCTCCAACGCCTCGGCGGCGAGCCGCTGGACGAAGAGCGCACCCTCGACTCCCTCGACCTGCGCGACGGCGAGACCCTCTACCTGCGCCCGCGCACCGAGGCCCTGCCCGAAGTGCACCTGGACGACCTGGTCGACGGCATCGCCACCGCGCTCCAGCGCCGGCCGCACGGCTGGACCCCCGCCGCCGCCCGCGTGACCCTGCGCGCCCTCGCGGTCACCGTGCTGCTCACCGGCCTGGCCGTCCTCGCCCTCCCGGGCGGCTCCGGGACCGTCCGCGCGGTGTGCGCGGTGGTGGCCGCGCTGCTGCTGCTCGCCGGGGCCGCGGCGGCCGCGCGCGCGGTGGGGGACGGCGGCGCGGGAGCCGCCCTCGGCCTGCTGGCCGGCCCCTACCTCGCCCTGGCCGGCTGGCTGCTGCCCGGCGGGGCCGTCACCGGCCCGCACGGCCAGGAGGGCCTGGGCGCTCGGCTGCTCGCCGCCTCCGCGGCCGGAGCCGGCGGCACGGTCCTGGCGCTGGCCGCGGTGGGCGCCTACGCCGCCTGCTTCCTGGCCCCCGCCGTGCTCGCCGCGTTCGGTGCGCTGACCGGCGCCGTGATGCTCACCGCCGGACTGCCGCTGCGGGAGACGGTCGCCGTGACGGCGCTGCTCGCCGTCCTCCTCGGTGCGTTCGTCCCCTCGTTCTCCTTCCGCATGGCGGGCCTGCGGATGCCACCGCTGCCCACCAACGCCCAACAGCTCCAAGAGGGCATCGAACCCCACCCGACGGGCGTGGTCGCCGCCCGCGCGGTCCTCGCCGACGGCTGGATGAGCTCGCTGTACGGGGCGGTCGGACTGGTCTGCGCGGGCTGCCTCACCGTCCTCGCCCGCGAACCGGGACTCGCCGAGGTGATCACCTCGGCCGTGCTGTCGCTGCTGCTCCTGCTCCACTCGCGCGGGCTCGGCAACGTCTGGCAGCGGCTGTCCCTGGTGGTGCCGGGCGTCTGGGGGCCGGTGCTGCTGGTGTGGACCGCGGCCGGATCGTACGCGCCCTCCGGGCGACTGCTGCTCGTGGTGGCCCTGCTCGCCGGAGCCGCCGCGGCCGCCATCGCCTCGTGGACCGTGCCCGGCCGCAGGCTGGTGCCCTACTGGGGACGCGCGGCGGAGCTGTTCCACTCGGCGGCCGCCATCGCCCTGCTGCCCCTGGTCCTGTGGGTGCTCGGTGTCTACGGGGCCCTGCGGTCCCTCAACGGCTGA
- a CDS encoding WXG100 family type VII secretion target, whose protein sequence is MSDFTDGHIYVDYRHMSNAADDMVTQTKAIAGVLANLEAELQELKQTWEGEDRQVYNTKQQAWDNAVEAMKNLLANHSRLLTDVSDNYQYSEKSLTQMWGDVRIGR, encoded by the coding sequence ATGAGCGACTTCACCGACGGTCACATCTACGTCGACTACCGGCACATGTCGAACGCGGCGGACGACATGGTCACCCAGACCAAGGCCATCGCCGGCGTCCTGGCCAACCTGGAAGCCGAGCTCCAGGAGCTCAAGCAGACCTGGGAAGGCGAGGACCGGCAGGTCTACAACACCAAGCAGCAGGCCTGGGACAACGCTGTCGAGGCCATGAAGAACCTGCTGGCGAACCACTCCCGTCTGCTGACCGACGTGTCCGACAACTACCAGTACAGCGAGAAGTCCCTCACCCAGATGTGGGGGGACGTGCGCATCGGCCGCTGA
- a CDS encoding type VII secretion system-associated protein: MAENAPVNLDKAWLEKFLNEDVKEFMAAIKKIMGDGVGADGVVIPSLDSLLSTGDHGDWVLPGAELPLTIGGMTKDGATNGQHLKQAVEEIIGAVTTILEDQKRLFDDIDDNLRTSIESLFTTQGENLGKIDGAKFKDIFSDVDESLGGSKKKDD, translated from the coding sequence ATGGCGGAGAACGCCCCGGTCAACCTGGACAAGGCCTGGCTGGAGAAATTCCTCAACGAGGACGTCAAGGAGTTCATGGCCGCGATCAAGAAGATCATGGGCGACGGCGTCGGGGCGGACGGCGTGGTCATCCCGTCCCTGGACTCCCTCCTGTCCACGGGAGACCACGGCGACTGGGTGCTGCCCGGTGCCGAACTGCCCCTCACCATCGGCGGGATGACCAAGGACGGCGCCACCAACGGCCAACACCTCAAGCAGGCCGTGGAAGAGATCATCGGCGCCGTCACCACCATCCTGGAAGACCAGAAGCGCCTCTTCGACGACATCGACGACAACCTGCGCACGAGCATCGAGAGCCTCTTCACCACACAGGGCGAGAACCTGGGCAAGATCGACGGGGCCAAGTTCAAGGACATCTTCTCGGACGTCGACGAGTCCCTCGGCGGCAGCAAGAAGAAGGACGACTAG
- the eccB gene encoding type VII secretion protein EccB encodes MQSKRDQVQAHMFVMGRLTSAMLRSDPDAPESPQGRTNRGIAIGVVIAVLLSAGAFVFGLFKPGTKDSWRRPGTLVVAKETGSRYLFLDGRLRPVRNYASARLLAGADLKVASVGSRSLAQTPRGAPAGIAGAPDTLPAAGSLDTGPWQVCSGTPGGPASTVLALGAPTEGRGLGTDEALLVSGPDQAEYLVWRGSRLRLDAGARAAQALGYDAQPRTRVSAAFLNALPEGPDLTPPAVPGGGAAGPELGGRETRVGQVFRITVPGSTARYYLLRQDGLAPLTATAAALVLGDPRTRGTAYAGTAPAAADLGADALNGRTAPLPDGGGPAADLPEAPPRAVAPAAGTTACARIESGGSGSRVSVALSPVSGLGPAAQPAPEGLTPACTAVERITVRPGGGALVRALGAGGGELGSTLYLVTDSGMKYRVVGADALTALGYAPGQARGLPSPLLAMLPTGPDLSPQAAAAGRGTATAAPCTAGGGDRPVDPGSRP; translated from the coding sequence GTGCAGTCGAAACGCGACCAGGTCCAGGCCCACATGTTCGTCATGGGCCGTCTCACCTCCGCCATGCTCCGCAGCGACCCGGACGCCCCGGAGAGCCCGCAGGGACGCACCAACCGCGGCATCGCCATCGGCGTCGTCATCGCCGTCCTGCTGTCGGCCGGAGCCTTCGTGTTCGGCCTGTTCAAACCCGGCACCAAGGACTCCTGGCGCCGGCCCGGCACCCTGGTCGTCGCCAAGGAGACCGGCTCGCGCTACCTCTTCCTGGACGGCCGGCTGCGGCCGGTGCGCAACTACGCCTCCGCGCGCCTGCTCGCCGGCGCCGACCTCAAGGTCGCCTCGGTGGGCAGCCGTTCGCTCGCCCAGACCCCGCGCGGCGCGCCCGCCGGCATCGCCGGCGCACCGGACACCCTGCCCGCCGCGGGCAGCCTGGACACCGGACCCTGGCAGGTGTGCTCCGGAACGCCCGGTGGCCCCGCGAGCACCGTCCTGGCGCTCGGCGCGCCCACCGAGGGCCGCGGACTGGGCACCGACGAGGCCCTGCTGGTGAGCGGCCCGGACCAGGCGGAGTACCTGGTGTGGCGCGGCAGCAGGCTGCGCCTGGACGCCGGTGCCCGGGCGGCCCAGGCCCTGGGCTACGACGCCCAGCCCCGCACCCGCGTCTCCGCCGCCTTCCTCAACGCCCTGCCCGAAGGCCCCGACCTGACCCCGCCGGCGGTCCCCGGCGGCGGCGCGGCCGGCCCCGAACTCGGCGGCCGCGAGACCCGGGTCGGCCAGGTCTTCCGCATCACCGTGCCCGGCTCGACCGCCCGCTACTACCTGTTGCGCCAGGACGGCCTCGCCCCGCTCACCGCGACCGCCGCCGCCCTCGTCCTGGGCGACCCGCGGACCCGCGGCACGGCGTACGCGGGCACCGCCCCGGCCGCGGCCGACCTGGGAGCGGACGCCCTGAACGGACGTACGGCCCCGCTGCCGGACGGCGGCGGCCCGGCCGCAGACCTGCCCGAGGCGCCGCCGCGGGCGGTGGCCCCCGCGGCCGGCACCACGGCCTGCGCCCGCATCGAATCGGGCGGCTCCGGCAGCCGGGTGAGCGTCGCGCTCTCCCCGGTGTCCGGTCTCGGCCCGGCCGCGCAGCCCGCCCCGGAGGGACTGACACCGGCCTGCACGGCAGTCGAGCGGATCACGGTCCGGCCGGGCGGCGGCGCCCTGGTGCGGGCGCTCGGCGCCGGCGGGGGCGAACTGGGCTCCACGCTCTACCTGGTGACCGACAGCGGCATGAAGTACCGGGTCGTCGGCGCCGACGCGCTCACCGCGCTCGGATACGCCCCGGGGCAGGCACGGGGCCTGCCCTCACCGCTGCTGGCGATGCTGCCGACCGGACCCGACCTCAGCCCGCAGGCCGCGGCCGCCGGCCGGGGGACCGCCACCGCGGCGCCCTGCACGGCCGGCGGCGGCGACCGGCCGGTCGACCCCGGGTCGCGACCTTGA